In the Rhododendron vialii isolate Sample 1 chromosome 2a, ASM3025357v1 genome, tctttctttggagtatttgtcacaccccaaaatgggaagtgaccggccatgaaccacaaaactgaaactcgtagaacatgcagcctaaaagaaatttgattaaaaaccaaggcaataaacaaataaatggtcaaccattttttttatttaagcaCAACTCCAACAAATTAAGTTCAACAAAAAgtatggggcacaaacatcccatgaaccaaataaaatTCAGTGATCCAACAGTAATAAAAGAATCCAGATGTCcgacaaaatatttcaaatgcaGAAgcatttaataaaataaaaatatgattagacaccctaaggaggtcaataCAAGAAATCCCCGAGATGCCACCAGAGTACTTGCCTAAttccccaacttgcctgaaaaagaagttggaataaatccgtcagctgacgagctcagtgaatagcaagtatgtataataaataaagttgaaagcggaaattaaaataatttaccattaaatcataatttggcatacgaggtgtccggcaaaataacaaattaatcaatgaagtatttaaccaataaatattcttggtggtgatcacaacattaactccatcaacaatggggaaccacaatcaaatagtaccatggccaaaataaatctcatcaaaattggatccaatatcgaacttagagtcaccagggttggcagcccgtggtacttttccttaagacgatccggcgaaagaaagccattgagcattagggtcaccggcctaacacggtcttttccccaatggccagggtcaccaacacgagaaggaataagttccctggacttccgaaataaatgttcccactaatatccaccaagttctcaccaaaaagaatattaacaattgatcttAGAAAATTCgtcgcatgccaatttatattacaacttataaacagttttgagtctccaaacaacattcatataaatttcagaaggaaatacttttaatGGACACAGGGATCtttcgaaaatacgtaacatacttaactactcacctgaatccaaaagtaatgcaATCGAACGCGCAAAAAGATGTTAACCtgaataaaagaacaaagaacaaaatgactaactatacatatatacacttgTAGATACAGAATACCACCTCCTATCAAAATAAAACTTAGCCTAATCCTAACTACTGCCCTCTGTAATCACTACTGCTAAAACCAAACTACATGCCTCCAACCATGAGCACACACCACTGTCCAATaacattaaaagaaaataacttccAGCGAAACTCGTATAAAACCAAAACCATCCAAGTCTACTGCCACCATAAATTATTAAAATCATTCCACAGGAGTATTCCTAACTCTAGCAATTCCCATACCACGACAACAGAGATCAACACCACACACGACATCTATTATAATTTTAACCCGTTGCCGCACACACGACACACACTCTCACCCACCGACTCACTCCATCCATATCACACCCAATTAATTCTAATACCACAAAAAGATTGTGCAACCCAACAAACCCAACAACTGCTTCCCTCCTCCAAACGGCAGTGGAAAGTAATGGAAACATTAAAGACAAGATTACGTACCGTACAAAGCCGAGAGCAAGATCGGGAAAAGAAGTTCGACTGACACACCGGTACCTCACAACCTCCGGCTGCTTctgctctctctttttctttcaccCAAAGTTCTCTCAACTTCTTTTCTCAAACGCTCTGCCCAAATAAAACCCTACACCGTGCAAAATATCTCCTAACTTTATAAAACTACCCACTACTCCCTATATTAtagctaattagttaattagattTGTATAGAACGTaacacaatttataaaattaccatTCAGTACCAccattttatccaaaattaatctcataccccaaatattacaatcgtGACATCAATATTCATAGCGctcacaaaaataattaattgggaCCCAAATATAACACCAATTAATAACGACAATataactaattaaataaaagaaaaatgctaGGCCGTAACAGTATTTGTAAAGCCCTAGATTTGTAATCCCGAGTAGATCCTGTAAGCCGCCCTCGATTTCTTCATAAAGTCATTGTAACATATTCTATGTTTGCTATATAGATTTCCCATACTGTGATTAATTTATTCTGTAATCAAAATTCGTTGgtttttttaatctaatttGTTCCTTTTGGGTTCCGACACAATGAGATTATTTAGCATTTCCTTATTTTGATACTCGTACCCTTACGTCTTATGCCTAGTTTTTTTAATGGAgctaacttcattttttttttaacgttttATATTCTTCAAGTCAAACATGATTCTAGATAATATAGGAGGAATAAAGGTGGGGCTATGGTTGCTTGGGGGCTGTTTTGGGACTGGTTTTAGAGATGATTTCAGAGTTTATTTCATCTGGTTTCAGAGGTTTTTTTTGTAGGGTCttagggggttttttttttcccttcatgtAGGCATTTTTCTTTGGACTATATTCTTTTCTTACCCCCGTAACTTCAAAGAGCACGTATTGGTAATTAGCAGTCTATATAAAGGAGAGGGGCTAGGAGTAATAGGGACAGCCTATATAGGGTAGAGGGAATTGTCCTTAATTGGACAAAGAAATTCTAAATTTTCACCATTAACTCAGAACATTCATGTGTTTTAAACAGAATTCCGCAGGTTCAATCGAACCTTCTTCGTACTTCAAACTTCATAGGTACAGctcatatttttgaaaactagGGGTTCAGCTGAACCCTCTTATTATATGGTACAGCGGCTACCGCCACCAAACTTGTACATAGGAATCGCTGAAACAAGAGTAGCCATTGAGGTATAGAAATATGTTGGGACTAAACAATCCTTCGAAATAAAAGCTGTCATGAGGATTGGAAGGCATACTAAATCTTAACCAAAGTGATGTAGATGACCTTTTGACCAATAGTTGTTTAATGTAGTATTTACATGTTTGCTTTTTTACTTTAAGAGGTAGTAGAGGACGGTGATTCTTCCACATGCACACGTATTCAGAACTTTTAAGCTTGAAGTATGCATTTTACCTAATGTATTGTGTTTCTTTATGCATAGCTAATTGTGAAGAGTATTCATGCTAATAGAGAGTTTTTTTGTCAATGCACAATTGTATTGACTTTCCTGgcattctctttctttctttttgggtaaaatagcTTGAAATAAAAAGACGTTAAgtgaatgtacagcctacaaggggcatacccaaggaggagaaaaataacagaaaaaaaacaaagattaagAAAAATGATCTGGCCAAGTGGCTACATTGATTTACGTCTAAGGTTACATTGAACATCCACATGTTTCAATTCCATTTAAGAGATGGAAGAGAAACACATGGCATTGaacattgaaaattgaaaactggCCCGAATTGCATAACAAACATAGCGGCATAGCACGGTTTTACTCAGCAGTGTAGCTTTTAGTCAGCAGCATGAGAGGGTGGTTGACACTGTAGCTAACCGGATTACAGGCATCTAGTGACTATTAACAGCAGTAGTCTCACTGCCACACATCAAGAAGCAGCACGTATAGCAGTAACAACTAGCAACTTCACCATGACAGACTTTGTTAACTAGCTAGAGACAACCAGTAGCAGTAGTAGAGAGCAGCAGAACAGCAGCTACTTGCTACCATGATAGCAGCTACAGTAACCCATATAATGAGAATCACAACAACAGCAGCATCTGGACTTACCAAACTACAACAACAAGGTAGTTAACATTTACAAACTGTGTTGGAAATAGCAGCAGCAAGGCACACAGAGATCTATCATGGACACAGTTTGAAACTCAAAAGAGAATGTAGGAAGCTAGGGACAAACCCCCTAGGAAAGCTTAAAATAGCCCAAGAGACAACCCCCCAAGGGTAGGTACAAAACATAGGGACTTACCAAGCTCCCAAGCTGGACAATTACAACATAAACACCTTATACAACTTCATGAAGGCATCAAAACAGTCCAGCACTCTGAATGGTCGAGCAAAGTAGCTGCTCAGCCTAAGAGGAATAGGACAATAGAAATACAGCCCACTCTATACACTGCTGGACTGCCGTAGAATTACAAGACTTTTGCGAACTAGAATAGAGCATACATAACAGAATAGAATGAGTAACAGAACAACAGTCTCTTTCTTTCTACTAGAGAATGTGAAAAGGAGAGAGATTCCCAGCATTTAGTCAAGTTTAAGAATATATGTGTCTAAAATGTTTGACATAATGTTCTATTTGGTTTTGATGTTCATTAATTTGGAAGTCTATGGATTATGGAGGTTTCTTAATTTCATTAGTTGCTTTCCATATGGCGCTTTAAGCTTTTCCCTTGCTTCCGAATTTTACTCCATTGTATACTTAGTCACAGTCAAACTAAATACTTTCATTAATCAGGCTACTCTAAAATTATTAGATTGAACTTTGTACTTTGCCTTAGCTTCGTAAGTAGGTCTactctaatatttttgtttattcaaatCTATCCAATCCGAAGACCTCATTCATAGTAAGCAACTTAATTACTATGTGATGCATGACATGACATTAATTTGATTACTTAAAACCTACTTGCATTTGCTATCAGACATGgacaaaaatttgatgaaaatggGCGTGACAGCAGATGGAAGAATTAGTCAGCTATATTATAATGGTGTTACTTTGTTTATTCAATTTGCAAGAGCAGTTGTTGATGCGCAAGGTAATATTCTGTGTCCTTGTCTAAAGTGTGTAAACTTTTACCGAAAAAGTCCAGAAGATGTGCAAATTCATTTGCTTCAGCATGAAATTATGCAAAGTTACACTATCTGGAATGAGCATGGAGAAAACCGTGAATCAAATGATGTTCGGCGTCATGAAATAAGAGATGGTGATCTAGGTGGTATTGATGCATTGGTGGAAAATCGAATAAGAGGGGAACCAATAGATACAACCCAACATCATGAGGAAGTCCAGAACTTTGATAAACTTTTGAATGATGCCCAACGTGAGATATACCCAGGTAGCAAAGATTATAATCTGTTGAAGTTTGTTATTGAGGTATTTAATATGAAGGTAACGAACCATTGGACCAATAAATCACTTGATATGTTCTTGAAATTCCAGATGAAACTTTTACCAGAAGGTAATTTAGTTCCCAAGAACACATACGAGGCAAGGAAGATATTGTCTGGCTTAGGCTTGTCATATGAGCTCATTGATGCCTGCATAAATGATTGTATACTCTTTTGGAAGGAAAATGCAGCACTGGATAGATGTCCAAAGTATAATGTGTCAAGGTACAAGATCAATTGTACTAGGGGAAAGATGCCCCTCTTTATCTTGCCTATTGACGTCCCTTTTAAGTCTACCCCCATTAGAAAGGCAACACTTTTGACCAAATCGATCTGCTGCCGTTAAATTATCCACGTTCTTCATCACATTCCACTTCTCCTTTTCAGTTTTCTACACTGACAGCCTTTGTGAATTAGACATTTCACTAGCTTTCATTTTGCCTTTCCACGATAGGGTTACACTATTTACCTTATCTTCCCATGATCTTCcattttatataattatttCTGGTGAAAAATACTGGAAATTACATCTCAAGCTCTCCAAGGAAGAAATACATCTTCCACGCTTGTTGATTCTGATAGCAACTTCAGGGGCAAACTCATACATGTCCTGAATCAATGAATGACAGCATCTTTTACCAGTTCTTCTTTTATCCTGACATCCATCAAGAATTCCTTTTTCCAAAGAAACAAGCACTGGCCTTGATGGACGGCAACTCAATTTCTGAAGAGTGTCATTGCTTCTCCTTTCCCCTTCATGGGAGACTGGACGCTGCTTTCCTTTATCTGGTTCATCAGAGATGCTGAGAGTTTTTCGTGGATTGTAAATCTCAGTAGCAGTAAAATCAAATATAAGTACCTTGAACTCCAAATTCCCTTCATAATTGAACACTACAAAGAATCCACAACCAATAGAGTGGCTCTTGGAAAATTCTTTCCAACCATCACTAAACCAATGCATCTCATCAGCTTTTTCTACTCCCACGCGCCAAACTTGACCACTGCGAACAGTGAACTTGACCGAGGCAGAGAGTTCATCTCCATATTTCTTTGAGAAATCCTCTGCGATTCTCTGCAGATAAACCAAATCCATGTTCAGTTTGTCTAATGGATATAGTGATCCAGAAACCCGAAATATTACCATAAGTCTCCACCAATTGTGGTCAATGAAACAAGATATGGGGTACGGAAACAGGATGCAATTACAATCTGATACGTATATTACTACATGGCAATATGGAGAAACCTAAAAAGCAGGATATGCATCAGCATCTGTTTTGGTTTCGGATCCTGTCCAGTtattctcctctttttctcttacTGTACAACATATATAGCACATATACAGGGTAATTACCAGGTTTACGTATTGGTAGAATCAAATGGAAGTGAGTGCAACTTGTTACACCGGCGTTAAGATGTTTTGTGTCTGTTTCTTAACCCGTTATTTTCTCCTATTCTCTGGGAGTTAACTTTTTTGCGAAAAATGAATATCCAGATAGGCTACTCTAATTCATATATTTTCTGGGAATCATTCCCCTTGGCATCACATACCTATTTCCAGGATTCGTGCATGCACATATATTGGGACCAATGTTTGCATCAGCCAATACGTAGTGGTTTTTGAGATTTCAGAAACCGTCGATGGAAAATCGCATAGGTATCGCCCAATTCCTGTTACCTATGGGTCAGTTCCCGATTCACTGACCAGTTACTGCCAATACTCGACTGTTATGGGTTATTTAGACACttgagttcttttttctttttttttttggtaaaaactGATTTTTAAGAATTCACGACCACTGCATATTGTACAATACTTCTGATACCATTACACCAAAACCGTTATGTTACGTGTTCTGACATCGTTATTTAAAACCTTGATCGGAACGACACCAAGGTTCCACGGCATGCTATGAGCGCCGAACAGCACCAAGCATACACGTGTCATCACATAACGATCGGCACAAATCTAAGTACTTTTACATAGTTGGAAACTTGGAGAGCACCAAGTGGCCACGGAGAGTTGAACTTAAGCATTGAGCGAGAATCGAAGTAGTTTTAGATTGTTGGATTATTCAACAGACCAGTTggcaaaaattatttaatactcCCGGAGTATATGAACAGTATACTATGGGATCCACACGGGCACATGTGAGACCATATGATATGTTATGTGAGAGAAGTGAGCATCCTGTTCGTATACTCCGGGAGTAGTGAATAATATTCCAACTTACTGTCTAACgggaaccaaaacaaaacacaactcaTAATCATTGTCTTCttcctcttgttttttttcatgttcttgTTAGCAATTAGTATAACCCTTTActaatctttgtttttttctgaacttgacagaagaaaaaggaaaaatcaagaaagacagagagagagtTAAAGTTACAAGCCTGTGGTAGAGCATGACGGAGGGGAGGATAATCTTATAGAAACTTCCCATTCTGAGGCGCCGGCGATCTTTAACTCTTCTGGGCGCAGAGATTCTTTTGGGAATTGGGTTTGTTAATGGATTCTCCTTGGTCCTATTGACGTGATGTTGGATTTACACCTTATTTAAGGCTGATTTCCTGGTTTTATTGGTTTTGGGTCTTCGATATTTTTGGGGCACGTTTGGTTTCTACGGACCAAAATAAAGGAGTATGAGAAGGAAAGGGTAAAAATCACCGACAACCCCAATGGTTTTCCGTAAGTACAGATTCCCCTCCAAATTTCGAAACCTGGAGAATGATGCATTTCAATTACACCCAATTATCCGAAATGCTTATACTGGATTGTGTTGGATCCATCTCGGAGTCCCACATAAATGATCTGAGTCATTTAACTTTGTTTAAAACCTGTTTCTAAGAGTCCTCGTAAAAAATCGGCTTAGTCGAATATCAATCAAGGCTTGATTGACTCGTCAAATTTTTGGTCTCTAAATTCCCAAAATCCTAAAAAACACAtgttaaacaaattaaatgatttcgatcatttgtgtgggattcCAAGGTGGGTCCAACACAATTCAGTGTAAGCATTTCAAAAGATTGGGTGTAATTGAAATGTATCACATAACCTTAGGGGGTtccaaatcattttccaaacctGGAGCGGAACTAGCAAAGCTCGTGTTCTAAATATTTGCACTTTAAGAAATGATTATATGTTGATTGTTACTGAGTGAGCTACTTTCAAGTTGTTGAGTGAGCTAAAATTGTTTTTAGGTTCATAATACTAAGATGCCGTCTTGGTCATGATGGTTTGTATGAAAGTTATATACTCATGTACTTCTACTTCAATTATATAGATATAATATTCGCCTTtcacccaaaaacaaaat is a window encoding:
- the LOC131312814 gene encoding B3 domain-containing transcription factor VRN1-like isoform X2; the encoded protein is MGSFYKIILPSVMLYHRLRIAEDFSKKYGDELSASVKFTVRSGQVWRVGVEKADEMHWFSDGWKEFSKSHSIGCGFFVVFNYEGNLEFKIKESSVQSPMKGKGEAMTLFRN
- the LOC131312814 gene encoding B3 domain-containing protein At4g01580-like isoform X1, with the translated sequence MGSFYKIILPSVMLYHRLRIAEDFSKKYGDELSASVKFTVRSGQVWRVGVEKADEMHWFSDGWKEFSKSHSIGCGFFVVFNYEGNLEFKVLIFDFTATEIYNPRKTLSISDEPDKGKQRPVSHEGERRSNDTLQKLSCRPSRPVLVSLEKGILDGCQDKRRTGKRCCHSLIQDMYEFAPEVAIRINKRGRCISSLESLRCNFQYFSPEIII